In one Cyclopterus lumpus isolate fCycLum1 chromosome 24, fCycLum1.pri, whole genome shotgun sequence genomic region, the following are encoded:
- the kif25 gene encoding kinesin-like protein KIF25, translating into MPLFVNRDQIFAHQVYLLEHKLRSKEERILELETENAILHLRLAECLGKLRRDHEEETLNYHQHQRDAQKITLTALAKLLAEVQAVKQDLSELFAVYFSFSSELEEQSKQLLEKVEQASCSLNGHRGNEVQNLQAGVVALERSLEEERERCRAERQRRKELHNALVELRGNIRVHCRVRPLLPFDHVQSSTSGSRPMSSEEVVSAISDDTVMVNCIKPGMPLQSKMFEFERVHGAEDSQETVFQEVQPLLTSLMDGYNVCIMAYGQTGSGKTHTMMGSQLLEEHSGTQQEAQQGIIPKAAAELFRLISEKPAESLTVEVSVMEVYNNEVLDLLARDAQGNSADQRRDVITTSSGTSQVTSLTHETVHNASEVMQIISSVLKLRAHCPTLVHTDSSRSHLVVTLTISSKSPNALALARRLQSAKKDMQRTTRKEWWSPRCRRANPDAHHSSDDHLFASTPSSPCHSPSHSPCPSPRPSISQAAFRTKLQLVDLAGSECVGMSGVSGAALWEVSCINRSLSALSDVLGALAEQRPHVPYRNSKLTHLLQDAIGGDAKLLVMLCVSPTQRFITESLQSLGFGSRARQVQKELPRRKNPTLKVK; encoded by the exons ATGCCTCTCTTTGTAAACCGGGACCAAATATTTGCGCATCAGGTATACCTGCTGGAGCACAAACTGAGG AGTAAAGAGGAGCGCATACTGGAACTGGAGACAGAGAATGCTATTCTCCATTTAAGACTCGCCGAG TGTTTGGGGAAACTCCGTCGGGACCATGAAGAGGAGACCCTGAACTATCATCAGCACCAGAGGGATGCTCAGAAGATAACCCTGACTGCCCTCGCCAAACTACTCGCTGAGGTCCAG gCTGTGAAGCAGGACTTGAGTGAACTTTTCGcagtttatttcagtttttccagtgagctggaggagcagagcaaGCAGCTGCTGGAAAAAGTAGAGCAAGCCAGCTGTTCTCTGAATGGTCACCGTGGAAACGAGGTTCAGA ATTTGCAAGCTGGTGTTGTAGCTCTGGAGCgctctctggaggaggagagggagaggtgcAGGGCAGAGAGGCAGCGAAGGAAAGAACTCCATAACGCACTGGTG GAGTTGAGAGGGAACATCCGAGTTCACTGCAGGGTGCGACCGCTTCTTCCCTTTGACCACGTCCAGTCCTCCACGTCTGGATCAAG GCCGATGTCATCAGAAGAAGTGGTCTCTGCAATCAGCGAT GACACGGTGATGGTGAATTGCATAAAACCAGGGATGCCGCTGCAAAGCAAGATGTTTGAGTTTGAGAG AGTGCACGGAGCAGAGGATTCACAGGAGACCGTGTTTCAGGAAGTCCAGCCGCTCCTCACTTCCCTGATGGACGG CTATAATGTGTGTATCATGGCGTACGGGCAGACAGGCAGTGGGAAGACTCACACCATGATGGGATcccagctgctggaggagcacTCAGGGACGCAGCAGGAGGCACAGCAGGGTATTATCCCCAAAGCTGCTGCTGAGCTCTTTCG gctGATCTCTGAGAAGCCCGCAGAGAGCCTCACAGTGGAGGTATCAGTGATGGAGGTGTATAACAACGAGGTGCTTGACCTTCTGGCCAGAGATGCTCAGGGCAACAGTGCCGACCAGCGCCGGGACGTCATCACCACCTCCTCTGGCACCAGCCAGGTCACCTCCCTCACACATGA GACTGTGCATAATGCCTCTGAGGTGATGCAGATCATCAGCAGTGTTTTAAAGCTCAGGGCTCACTGTCCCACCCTCGTGCACACCGACTCCTCGCGCTCCCACCTCGTTGTCACCCTCACGATTTCCTCCAAGAGCCCCAACGCTCTGGCCCTGG CCCGCAGGCTACAGAGTGCCAAGAAGGACATGCAGCGCACCACTCGGAAGGAGTGGTGGAGTCCACGCTGTCGGCGTGCCAACCCTGATGCCCACCACTCATCTGATGATCATCTCTTCGCAAGCACGCCCTCCTCTCCATGCCACTCCCCTTCCCATTCTCCATGTCCCTCCCCCAGGCCCAGCATCTCTCAGGCTGCTTTCAGGACCAAGCTGCAGCTGGTGGACCTGGCGGGTAGCGAGTGTGTCG gtatGTCTGGAGTTTCGGGTGCAGCTCTGTGGGAGGTGTCCTGTATAAACCGCAGTCTCTCTGCTCTGTCCGATGTCCTGGGAGCTCTGGCCGAGCAGAGACCACACGTCCCCTACAGGAACAGCAAACTCACTCATCTGTTACAGGATGCCatag GTGGCGATGCCAAGCTGCTGGTGATGCTGTGCGTCTCTCCCACGCAGCGCTTCATCACCGAGTCGCTGCAGTCTCTGGGCTTCGGCTCGCGGGCCCGTCAGGTCCAGAAGGAGCTACCGCGAAGGAAGAATCCCACCCTCAAAGTTAAGTGA
- the wasf1 gene encoding wiskott-Aldrich syndrome protein family member 1, with protein MPLVKRTIEPRHLCHTVLPRNIKNELECVTNISLANVIRQLSSLSKYAEDLFGELFNEAHTFSFRVNSLQERVDRLSISVTQLDPKEEELSLQDITMRKAFRSSTIQDQQLFDRKSLPVPLQESFQTCEQPPPLNILTPYRDDGKEGLKFYTNPSYFFDLWREKMLQDTEDKRKERRKQKMKAIDRPQEQEKIPRLPHDRKKEWQKLALGAELAQDIPDDKHREANGSAGYHDNRAPLYLEHLDGPFSLAALPYTQMNELLNRTGDRMYSRPHDPPPPPPLMHPLGEIKPPSVISSSSGFSDSRPQSPARTAGFNFNTPPPPPPPLPPPPPPLPSTGMRGTPPPPIPPLPVQQQSPAIPPPPAPLQIAPGVLHPAPPPIAPPLHCSPARLQQVLDRGPPTGFGTQSDGSILPPPPPPPPLPHPGARSSSPCPSGPPPLPAFPSAGAMASPASHTLYDVGSKRQHPANLPPISDARSVLLEAIRKGIQLRKVEEQREQEAKHDRVGNDVATILSRRIAVEYSDSEDESEFDEGDWME; from the exons ATGCCGCTGGTGAAGCGCACCATCGAGCCCCGGCACCTGTGCCACACGGTGCTGCCGAGGAACATCAAGAATGAGCTGGAGTGTGTGACTAACATCTCCTTGGCCAACGTCATACGTCAACTCAGCAGCCTCA gtaAATATGCAGAAGACCTCTTTGGAGAGCTGTTCAACGAGGCACACACCTTCTCTTTCCGGGTCAACTCCCTGCAAGAGCGAGTGGACCGCCTCTCCATCAGTGTCACACAGCTGGAccccaaagaagaagaat TGTCTCTTCAGGACATTACCATGAGGAAGGCCTTCAGGAGTTCCACCATTCAGGACCAGCAGCTGTTTGACCGCAAGTCGCTGCCCGTCCCACTGCAGGAGAGCTTCCAGACATGCGAGCAGCCGCCACCCCTCAACATTCTCACGCCCTACAG GGACGATGGCAAGGAGGGTCTGAAGTTCTACACCAACCCGTCCTACTTCTTTGACCTGTGGAGAGAAAAGATGCTGcaggacacagaggacaagaggaaggagaggcgGAAACAGAAG atGAAGGCGATAGACCGCCcgcaggagcaggagaagataCCGCGGTTGCCTCACGATCGTAAGAAGGAGTGGCAGAAACTGGCACTGGGCGCAGAGCTCGCCCAGGACATACCCGACGACAAACACAGAGAGGCCAACGGATCTGCAGGTTACCACGACAACAG GGCTCCCTTGTACTTGGAACATTTGGACGGGCCCTTCTCGCTGGCGGCGCTGCCCTACACCCAGATGAACGAGCTGCTGAACCGTACTGGGGACAGAATGTATTCACGGCCCCACGACCCTCCACCGCCTCCACCTCTCATGCACCCACTGGGAGAGATCAAGCCACCCTCTGTGATCAG TTCCAGTTCGGGTTTTTCCGACAGCAGACCCCAGTCTCCAGCCCGGACAGCAGGCTTCAACTTCaacactcctcctccaccgcctccccctctcccccctccccctcccccgttACCCTCCACAGGCATGCGGggcactcctcctcctcccattcctCCTCTACCAGTCCAGCAGCAGTCCCCGGCTATCCCGCCTCCCCCTGCTCCCCTCCAGATCGCCCCAGGGGTGCTGCACCCGGCTCCTCCACCCATAGCTCCTCCCCTTCACTGCTCCCCGGCTCGTCTCCAGCAGGTCCTGGACAGGGGCCCACCCACGGGCTTTGGTACCCAGTCGGACGGCAgcatcctgcctcctcccccgccgcctcctcctctgccccaCCCTGGGGCACGGAGCTCTTCGCCTTGTCCCTCAGGCCCGCCACCTTTGCCGGCCTTCCCCTCAGCAGGAGCCATGGCCTCCCCGGCGTCCCACACCCTTTACGATGTGGGGAGCAAGAGGCAGCATCCAGCCAATCTGCCGCCCATCAGCGATGCGCGCAGTGTCCTGTTGGAAGCTATCAGAAAAG GCATACAACTGCGAAAAGTGGAGGAGCAACGCGAGCAAGAGGCTAAGCACGATCGCGTTGGCAACGATGTGGCCACCATCCTGTCACGCCGCATCGCCGTGGAGTACTCCGACTCCGAGGACGAGTCAGAGTTTGACGAGGGAGACTGGATGGAGTGA